The following coding sequences lie in one Arachis ipaensis cultivar K30076 chromosome B05, Araip1.1, whole genome shotgun sequence genomic window:
- the LOC107640542 gene encoding transcription factor UNE12-like: MNSDLITCMLLLMKMRGLTDYFFAYPSSRGIYLREATAFQQSTETCYFCICLYQLGLSLDQGKGADGAAAPGVGFLKPPEEASGSGKHFRDDVLDARAKNVFHGQPMPTTIPETPHPPTMRPRVRARRGQATDPHSIAERLRKERIAERIRALQELVPSVNKTDRTVMLDEIIDLHLFISGTALI, translated from the exons ATGAATAGTGATTTGATAACATGCATGCTGTTGTTGATGAAGATGCGTGGTTTAACTGATTATTTTTTTGCCT ATCCTTCTTCACGGGGCATCTACCTGAGGGAGGCTACTGCTTTCCAACAATCTACTGAG ACATGCTACTTTTGCATTTGTCTTTACCAGCTAGGTCTCAGCTTGGACCAAGGGAAAGGAGCCGATGGAGCAGCAGCACCAGGAGTAGGCTTCTTGAAGCCACCGGAAGAGGCCTCCGGTAGCGGCAAGCACTTTCGCGACGACGTCCTTGATGCCAGAGCTAAGAAT GTTTTTCATGGCCAACCAATGCCTACTACTATTCCGGAAACTCCACATCCTCCAACAATGCGTCCTAGGGTGCGGGCTAGAAGAGGACAGGCTACAGACCCACACAGCATAGCTGAACGG CTGCGCAAAGAAAGAATAGCAGAAAGAATCAGGGCTCTACAAGAACTGGTTCCAAGTGTCAACAAG ACGGATAGAACTGTAATGTTAGATGAAATAATTGATCTGCATTTGTTTATTTCAGGTACTGCACTTATTTAA